In one Polaribacter sp. ALD11 genomic region, the following are encoded:
- a CDS encoding phage tail protein, with protein sequence MDPFIGQIQPFGFSFAPRTWAKCDGQIQAISSNSALFSLLGTTFGGDGRTTFALPDLRGRSIVHTGHGPGLSTIAWGQRGGTEDLYVTQANMPSHAHSLINGTASVDVYTTNNDNDTSESGEGANSLGTDGSMPTIYREDPNATDKLGGVVISGTTSLAGSSLPIHSRNPFLGINVCIALFGIFPSRS encoded by the coding sequence ATGGATCCATTTATAGGACAAATTCAGCCATTTGGTTTTAGTTTTGCACCAAGAACTTGGGCAAAATGTGACGGACAAATACAGGCTATTTCATCTAATTCTGCATTATTTTCTCTTTTAGGCACCACTTTTGGTGGAGATGGAAGAACAACTTTTGCTTTACCAGATTTACGTGGAAGAAGTATAGTACATACTGGTCATGGACCAGGACTTTCTACAATTGCTTGGGGCCAAAGAGGAGGTACAGAAGATTTATATGTTACTCAAGCAAATATGCCTTCGCATGCACATTCTTTAATTAACGGAACCGCAAGCGTAGATGTTTATACAACTAACAACGATAACGATACTAGCGAATCTGGAGAAGGAGCAAATTCATTAGGTACTGACGGCTCAATGCCAACCATTTATAGAGAAGATCCAAATGCAACCGACAAACTTGGCGGTGTAGTAATTTCTGGAACAACTAGTCTTGCTGGTAGTAGCTTACCTATTCACTCTAGAAACCCTTTCTTAGGAATTAATGTTTGTATTGCTTTATTCGGAATTTTCCCATCAAGAAGTTAA
- a CDS encoding response regulator transcription factor produces the protein MNIINIVIADDEQLFRSGIHFLLNREKNFNVIFEAENGKELVDFIANTEEFPDVILMDLKMPEMNGVEATKVIHKTHPNIKIIALTSYDGKSFITNMIDVGASSYLLKTTSPKMVIHTINQVHEKGFYYDEKVLKIIHENIISSSGKRIKSDLDKNLLSKREFEVLELICEQNTTTEIAEKLFISPRTVEGHRNNLLLKTQSKNVAGLVIYGIQKKLIEITPDFNI, from the coding sequence ATGAATATAATTAATATAGTTATTGCAGACGATGAACAACTTTTTAGAAGTGGAATTCATTTTTTACTAAACAGAGAAAAGAACTTCAATGTTATTTTTGAAGCTGAAAATGGAAAAGAATTAGTAGACTTTATAGCAAATACAGAAGAATTTCCTGATGTTATTTTAATGGATTTAAAAATGCCAGAAATGAATGGTGTAGAAGCTACTAAGGTTATTCATAAGACACACCCAAACATTAAGATCATTGCATTAACTAGTTATGATGGCAAATCTTTTATTACTAATATGATTGACGTTGGTGCATCTTCTTACCTTCTAAAAACCACAAGTCCAAAAATGGTTATTCACACCATAAACCAAGTACATGAAAAAGGATTTTATTACGATGAAAAAGTATTAAAAATTATTCATGAAAACATTATATCATCTAGTGGAAAACGAATAAAAAGCGATCTAGATAAAAATCTGCTTTCTAAAAGAGAATTTGAAGTTTTAGAACTTATTTGTGAACAAAATACTACTACAGAAATTGCAGAGAAGCTTTTTATAAGTCCGAGAACAGTAGAAGGCCATAGAAACAATTTACTTTTAAAAACACAATCTAAAAATGTAGCAGGTTTGGTTATTTATGGCATTCAAAAAAAATTAATAGAAATTACTCCAGACTTTAACATATAA
- a CDS encoding sensor histidine kinase: MEELLTQENQVIAIVLTGVLLLLLMGVALLLFFFFSRKKIVEKELEKKNLEINHQKEIIQAIIVTQEDERKRIAQDLHDDISSKLNVINLNANLLKDGELSPEEYSLVNDSILKATDKTLESARKIAHNLLPPILSEFGLKDAIEELADSFNNSRKVTIEYNLKYPKKYLVPEKELHLFRITQELINNSIRHGNAKNSTIHIITKNNTLLFNYTDDGIGFNANDLNRKKGLGMKNIESRVALLQGSFTINTAKNKGFKISIIV, translated from the coding sequence ATGGAAGAACTCTTAACTCAAGAAAACCAAGTGATTGCTATTGTATTAACAGGTGTTTTATTGCTCCTCCTAATGGGGGTTGCTCTTTTACTATTTTTCTTTTTCTCAAGAAAAAAGATAGTAGAAAAAGAGTTGGAGAAAAAAAACCTAGAAATTAATCATCAAAAAGAAATTATACAAGCTATTATTGTTACGCAAGAAGATGAGCGTAAACGTATTGCACAAGATTTACATGATGATATTAGTTCTAAACTAAATGTAATTAATTTAAATGCCAACCTTTTAAAAGATGGAGAATTAAGCCCCGAAGAATATTCACTTGTAAATGATAGTATTTTAAAGGCAACCGATAAAACATTAGAAAGTGCTCGAAAAATTGCGCACAACTTGTTACCTCCTATTTTAAGTGAATTCGGCCTTAAAGACGCTATAGAAGAACTTGCAGATTCATTTAACAATAGCAGAAAAGTTACCATAGAATACAATTTAAAATATCCAAAAAAATACTTAGTCCCAGAAAAAGAATTACACTTATTTAGAATTACACAAGAGTTAATTAATAATTCTATAAGACACGGTAATGCAAAGAATAGTACTATACATATAATTACAAAAAACAACACCTTACTTTTTAATTATACTGATGATGGTATTGGTTTTAATGCAAACGATCTAAACCGTAAAAAAGGGTTAGGAATGAAAAATATTGAAAGTAGAGTAGCACTTTTACAAGGAAGCTTCACTATTAATACCGCAAAAAATAAAGGTTTTAAAATATCAATAATAGTATAA